One Brachyspira suanatina DNA segment encodes these proteins:
- the radA gene encoding DNA repair protein RadA, producing MAKKNNTIFVCDNCGESTINWMGKCPSCGSWNSLKPFTEPSQDTNKSIRERTSTSASDKASLTPLKKIKTNDRTRISTNIDELNRVLGGGIVQGSVILIGGEPGIGKSTLLLQTASNIAKNEKVYYFTGEESLEQIKLRADRLTLEDSDFLISSESNCDNIINTLLDDTPSLAIIDSIQTIYSPSTNSIAGSPAQIKNCAWALMQTAKLKNITIFLVGHITKEGTIAGPKILEHIVDCVLYFEGDDKGIYRILRAVKNRYGAVDEVGIFEMAERGLMEVKDPSRVFTRGVNESVFAGNVITPVIEGSRVFCVEQEALVGSSAFGYPRRLTIGYDQYRLLIIIAILEKRAHLNLSNQDVYINVANGLNVKETASDLAIAMAIASSMSGISIQRTTAYIGELGLSGEVRPVRFIERRIKEMQKFSLKEIYISKRAVKEIKNPGDIKIIGIDHISEAVKRLGIGN from the coding sequence ATGGCTAAGAAAAATAATACTATATTCGTATGTGATAATTGCGGAGAAAGCACAATTAATTGGATGGGCAAATGTCCTTCATGCGGCTCTTGGAATAGTTTAAAACCTTTTACAGAACCTTCTCAGGATACTAATAAATCCATAAGAGAAAGAACTTCAACATCAGCCAGTGATAAAGCTTCATTAACTCCGCTAAAAAAAATAAAAACTAATGATAGAACTAGAATATCTACTAATATAGATGAACTTAACAGAGTATTAGGCGGAGGAATAGTACAGGGAAGCGTTATATTAATAGGAGGAGAACCTGGAATAGGTAAATCTACCCTACTCCTACAAACTGCATCTAATATTGCTAAAAATGAAAAAGTTTATTATTTCACAGGAGAAGAATCTCTTGAACAAATAAAATTAAGAGCTGACAGACTCACATTAGAAGATTCTGACTTTTTAATATCTTCAGAATCCAACTGCGATAATATAATAAACACTTTATTAGATGATACCCCTTCTCTTGCTATAATAGACTCCATACAAACTATATACAGTCCGTCTACAAACAGTATAGCAGGATCACCGGCGCAAATAAAGAACTGTGCTTGGGCTTTGATGCAAACTGCCAAATTAAAGAACATAACAATATTTTTAGTAGGACATATAACTAAAGAAGGTACTATAGCAGGCCCAAAAATATTAGAGCATATTGTTGACTGCGTATTATATTTTGAGGGCGATGATAAAGGGATATACAGGATATTAAGAGCCGTAAAGAATCGTTATGGGGCTGTTGATGAAGTTGGAATATTTGAGATGGCAGAAAGAGGATTAATGGAAGTTAAAGATCCTTCTAGAGTATTTACAAGAGGAGTTAATGAATCAGTATTTGCAGGAAATGTTATAACTCCTGTAATAGAAGGAAGCAGAGTATTTTGCGTAGAACAAGAGGCATTAGTTGGAAGCAGTGCATTCGGATATCCTAGAAGGCTTACTATAGGTTATGATCAATACAGACTTCTCATTATAATAGCGATATTAGAAAAAAGGGCGCATCTCAATCTTTCAAATCAAGATGTATACATAAACGTAGCTAATGGGCTTAATGTAAAAGAGACAGCAAGCGATTTAGCAATAGCAATGGCAATAGCTTCAAGTATGTCAGGAATATCTATTCAAAGGACTACTGCTTATATTGGAGAATTGGGGCTTTCAGGAGAAGTAAGGCCTGTAAGATTTATAGAACGAAGAATAAAAGAGATGCAAAAATTTTCTCTTAAAGAAATATACATATCTAAAAGAGCTGTAAAAGAAATTAAAAATCCAGGCGACATAAAAATCATAGGTATAGATCATATTTCAGAAGCCGTAAAAAGGCTTGGTATTGGAAATTAA
- a CDS encoding histidinol-phosphatase has product MKYISNLHTHTKYCDGKNTVEENIQYAIDKELISLGFSGHSHFYKDDTSMSEENTIKYLENIKKAKDIYKDKIQVYLGIEGDYYSNLNKDTDKEMGLDYRIGSVHYIDDGNNSYFPIDMSRDTFNETIKHFGDIKEVIFRYYDNVIKMIETQKPGIIGHLDLVRKYNLNKEYFTEEEDWYTKKVDEVIDIIEKNGSIVEINTKLMNKNNLDAHYPNKNTIKKLLEKNVSFTINSDAHQCNNIDNCYFETVDELKKLGVKSIKMLIDNSFKDIDINKLGLSV; this is encoded by the coding sequence ATGAAATATATATCTAATTTGCATACACATACTAAATATTGCGATGGTAAAAATACAGTTGAAGAAAATATACAATATGCTATAGATAAAGAATTAATAAGCTTAGGTTTTTCAGGACATTCTCATTTTTATAAAGATGATACTTCTATGTCTGAAGAAAATACTATTAAATATTTAGAGAATATAAAAAAGGCAAAGGATATTTATAAAGATAAAATACAGGTATATTTAGGTATAGAAGGTGATTATTATTCAAATTTAAATAAAGATACTGATAAAGAAATGGGGCTTGATTATAGAATAGGCTCAGTTCATTATATTGATGACGGTAATAACTCTTACTTTCCTATAGATATGTCAAGAGATACTTTTAATGAAACTATAAAGCATTTTGGTGATATTAAAGAAGTTATTTTTAGATATTATGATAATGTTATAAAAATGATAGAAACTCAAAAGCCTGGTATTATAGGTCATTTGGATTTGGTTAGAAAATATAATTTGAATAAAGAATATTTTACTGAAGAGGAAGATTGGTATACAAAAAAGGTAGATGAGGTTATAGATATTATTGAAAAAAATGGCTCCATAGTTGAAATAAATACTAAACTTATGAATAAAAATAATTTGGATGCTCATTATCCTAATAAAAATACTATAAAAAAATTGTTAGAAAAAAATGTATCTTTTACAATAAATTCAGATGCACATCAATGTAATAATATAGATAATTGTTATTTTGAAACAGTTGATGAATTAAAGAAACTTGGTGTTAAATCTATAAAAATGTTAATAGACAATAGTTTTAAAGATATTGATATAAATAAATTAGGACTAAGTGTATAA
- a CDS encoding hemolysin family protein, translated as MDIIIIIVLILLNGIFAMSEIAVISARKSSLMKDSKEGNKGAKTALALADNPDKFLSTIQIGITLIGILTGIYSGDTVAKEVSNLLLKINVPLNYASLIAQVLVVALVTYLTLIFGELVPKRIGMVMPERIAKVVAAPMTILAKIGAPFVWILSNSALLVSRVLGIKDDKSPVTEEEIKSMIEEGRQGGEVKEIEQDIIERAFFLGDRKIESIMTHRNDMVFLDINMSNDEIKKIVSKHSFSAYPVVDKNLDNIVGVVRVTDIFDKLNTSKAKIEKFVKKANYFHNNMEVYLVLEEMKKNNTKIGLVSDEFGNIDGMITQSDIFEALVGSVAEGKDSKDIRKRKSGGWFVDGQCPIYDFLEYFEIEDENTSNNYNTISGLILELLQHVPSEGESLEWKNLNLEIVDMDGARIDKVIVNKIEKTDKNNSDNE; from the coding sequence ATGGATATAATTATAATAATAGTGTTAATACTTTTAAATGGTATTTTTGCCATGTCGGAAATTGCAGTAATTTCTGCTAGAAAATCTTCACTTATGAAAGACAGCAAAGAAGGAAATAAAGGGGCAAAGACTGCATTAGCTTTAGCAGATAATCCTGACAAATTTTTATCTACAATACAAATAGGTATAACTTTAATAGGTATATTGACAGGTATTTACTCAGGTGATACAGTTGCAAAAGAAGTTTCAAATTTACTTTTAAAAATAAATGTACCATTAAATTATGCTTCTTTAATAGCTCAGGTATTGGTGGTGGCATTGGTAACATATCTTACATTGATATTCGGAGAGCTTGTGCCTAAAAGAATTGGTATGGTAATGCCGGAAAGAATAGCAAAAGTTGTTGCAGCTCCTATGACAATACTTGCGAAGATAGGTGCTCCTTTTGTGTGGATATTATCAAATAGCGCATTGCTTGTTTCAAGAGTTTTGGGAATAAAAGATGATAAAAGTCCTGTTACTGAAGAGGAAATAAAATCTATGATAGAAGAGGGTAGACAAGGCGGAGAAGTTAAGGAGATAGAACAGGATATTATAGAGAGGGCCTTCTTTTTGGGGGATAGAAAAATAGAATCTATAATGACACATAGAAATGATATGGTATTTTTAGATATAAATATGAGTAATGATGAGATAAAAAAAATCGTATCAAAACATTCTTTTTCTGCTTATCCTGTTGTTGATAAAAATTTGGATAATATTGTAGGAGTTGTAAGAGTAACTGATATATTCGATAAATTAAATACTTCAAAGGCTAAAATAGAAAAGTTTGTTAAAAAAGCTAATTACTTTCATAACAATATGGAAGTTTATTTGGTGCTTGAAGAGATGAAAAAGAATAATACTAAAATAGGGCTTGTATCAGATGAGTTTGGTAATATAGACGGAATGATTACTCAAAGCGATATATTTGAGGCTTTAGTTGGTTCTGTAGCGGAAGGAAAAGATAGTAAGGATATTAGAAAAAGAAAGAGCGGAGGTTGGTTTGTGGATGGTCAGTGTCCTATATATGATTTCTTAGAGTATTTTGAAATAGAAGATGAAAATACTTCTAATAATTATAATACTATAAGCGGTTTGATATTAGAATTACTTCAGCATGTACCTAGTGAAGGTGAGTCTTTAGAATGGAAAAATTTAAATTTAGAAATTGTTGATATGGACGGAGCTAGAATAGATAAAGTTATAGTAAACAAAATAGAAAAGACTGATAAAAATAATTCAGATAATGAATAG
- a CDS encoding GldG family protein — protein sequence MTKKKDRIITFSLIVVIIILINAIANQFTPMIDLTKDKVYSLSKESKNLVKNLKEPMSVKFFVTPNLPPPFSTYEKYIKDLFEGYKAAGGKNISFEVIDASKHGDLASQYRINPTQISVLEKDQTQTKVAYMGLSFIYGDSIETIPFVQSTEGLEYNIDTIIRKMMDKNDRLARLENNLNVYYVSSKEIYDLLPIGAMELIPDSIMQAVADANKDLMNKVRFINVDMSNPTAENEELLKKLNVKKIEWEDIKDPNGNIVANKGSAYFSLVLENGDDIRQLSTSYILYGAFDEIKNEISKNIDSMLGLKATIGYVQGHEEANYITIPPQFGGNPNDAYDSVSEYVTEIQGNYNFEAVDISLNDIPSSIDALIIAGSKTAFSDYELYKLDQFIMSGKPVLFMLNGVEINQNDPNAQMYGPKLTPVTNRLNEILTNYGFTVAENMIFDDNAYKAQLQQGMPEQKMYYIPLIASENINAKNDITKSINLLLTPISSEIITNTNNTDIKVTPLIYTSDKSWVETENFTSSMTGMPQDSSRLSKRLLAASFEGKMNSAFEGKEIPLSTNAQNNINSGINRINSTTSGRVIVVGSYEMAKNSAYTANKIFLMNLVDYMAGDSGLMSIRRKGAVFNPPYQVPETVKLFVRVINIVMLPVAVIVFGLMLWSSDKKRRQKIFEKFNSKAE from the coding sequence ATGACAAAGAAAAAAGACAGAATAATAACATTTTCATTAATAGTTGTAATTATAATACTAATAAATGCAATAGCTAATCAATTTACTCCTATGATAGATTTAACTAAGGATAAAGTTTATTCTTTGAGTAAAGAAAGTAAGAATTTAGTTAAAAATTTAAAAGAGCCTATGAGTGTAAAATTTTTCGTTACACCAAATTTACCTCCCCCATTCTCAACTTATGAGAAATATATAAAAGATTTATTTGAAGGATATAAAGCAGCTGGTGGAAAAAATATCAGCTTTGAAGTGATAGATGCCTCAAAACATGGGGATTTAGCTAGCCAGTACAGAATAAATCCTACTCAAATAAGCGTATTAGAAAAGGATCAAACTCAAACTAAAGTAGCATATATGGGACTTTCTTTTATATACGGCGATTCTATAGAAACAATACCATTTGTACAATCAACTGAAGGTTTAGAATATAATATAGACACCATAATAAGAAAGATGATGGATAAAAATGACAGACTTGCAAGATTAGAAAATAATTTGAATGTTTATTATGTATCATCAAAAGAAATATACGATCTTCTTCCTATAGGAGCAATGGAGCTTATACCTGATTCTATTATGCAGGCTGTTGCTGATGCTAATAAGGATTTAATGAACAAAGTAAGATTTATAAATGTAGATATGTCTAACCCTACTGCTGAGAATGAGGAATTATTAAAAAAACTTAATGTTAAAAAAATTGAATGGGAAGATATAAAAGATCCTAATGGAAATATAGTAGCAAATAAAGGAAGTGCTTATTTTTCATTAGTTTTAGAAAATGGAGATGATATAAGACAGCTTTCAACATCATATATATTGTATGGGGCTTTCGACGAAATAAAAAATGAGATATCAAAAAACATAGATAGTATGCTTGGACTTAAAGCAACTATAGGATATGTACAAGGACATGAAGAAGCTAATTATATAACTATACCTCCTCAATTCGGAGGAAATCCTAATGATGCCTATGACAGCGTTAGTGAATATGTAACAGAAATACAAGGCAATTATAATTTTGAAGCTGTTGATATTTCATTAAATGATATACCTTCAAGTATAGATGCTCTAATAATAGCAGGAAGTAAAACAGCATTCAGCGACTATGAATTATATAAATTGGATCAGTTTATTATGAGCGGAAAGCCTGTATTATTTATGCTTAATGGTGTAGAGATAAATCAAAATGATCCTAATGCTCAGATGTACGGCCCTAAACTTACACCTGTTACAAACAGACTTAATGAAATACTTACTAATTACGGATTCACTGTAGCAGAAAATATGATATTTGATGATAATGCATATAAGGCTCAATTACAGCAGGGTATGCCTGAACAGAAAATGTATTATATACCTTTAATAGCTTCTGAAAATATAAATGCTAAAAATGATATAACTAAGAGTATTAATTTACTTCTCACACCTATATCATCAGAAATCATAACAAATACAAATAATACTGATATAAAAGTAACTCCTTTAATTTATACTAGTGATAAAAGCTGGGTTGAAACAGAGAACTTTACTTCTTCTATGACAGGAATGCCTCAGGATTCAAGCAGATTATCAAAAAGACTTTTAGCTGCTTCATTTGAAGGAAAAATGAATAGTGCATTTGAAGGAAAGGAAATACCTTTATCAACAAATGCCCAAAACAATATTAACAGCGGTATAAACAGAATTAATTCTACTACAAGCGGAAGAGTTATAGTTGTTGGTTCTTATGAAATGGCAAAAAACAGTGCTTATACTGCAAATAAAATTTTCTTAATGAATTTAGTTGATTATATGGCAGGAGACAGCGGACTTATGAGCATAAGAAGAAAAGGAGCTGTATTTAATCCTCCTTATCAAGTACCTGAAACAGTTAAGCTTTTTGTAAGAGTAATAAATATAGTTATGCTTCCTGTTGCTGTTATAGTATTCGGACTTATGTTATGGAGTTCCGACAAGAAAAGAAGACAGAAAATTTTTGAGAAGTTTAACAGCAAGGCAGAATAA
- a CDS encoding RluA family pseudouridine synthase: MDIEKEMSNYINPLYEDNHIIVAVKPPNIPTQGDITGDISFFENIKDYIKIKYNKKGNVFLGLVHRLDRPVSGVIVFAKTSKAASRLSEAIRDRKFEKTYYAVVNGILLEKEAKLENYLIKKTNKLGNIAQVVFENTKNAKIAKLKYNVIKEDVIKNLSLLKIELETGRFHQIRVQLSNIGHVIYGDRKYGSYIKYDRNDVPLALFAKSLKFPHPTKDEEIYVEADLPSYNPWNIFNN; the protein is encoded by the coding sequence ATGGATATAGAAAAAGAAATGAGTAATTATATTAATCCTCTTTATGAAGATAATCATATAATAGTAGCTGTAAAGCCTCCTAATATACCTACACAGGGCGATATAACAGGAGATATTTCTTTTTTTGAGAATATTAAAGATTATATAAAAATAAAGTATAATAAGAAAGGAAATGTATTTTTAGGGCTTGTGCATAGATTAGACAGACCTGTATCAGGAGTTATAGTATTTGCTAAGACATCAAAGGCCGCTTCAAGGTTAAGCGAGGCTATAAGAGATAGAAAATTTGAAAAAACTTATTATGCTGTTGTTAATGGCATACTTTTAGAAAAAGAGGCTAAACTTGAAAACTATCTTATAAAAAAAACAAATAAATTGGGTAATATAGCTCAGGTTGTTTTTGAAAATACAAAGAATGCCAAAATAGCCAAATTAAAATATAATGTTATCAAAGAAGATGTAATAAAAAATCTTAGTTTATTAAAGATAGAATTAGAAACTGGAAGATTCCATCAGATAAGAGTACAGCTTTCTAATATAGGACATGTTATATATGGCGATAGGAAATACGGAAGTTATATAAAATATGACAGAAATGATGTCCCTTTAGCTTTATTTGCCAAAAGTCTTAAATTTCCTCATCCT